A genomic region of Thermodesulfobium narugense DSM 14796 contains the following coding sequences:
- a CDS encoding YidC/Oxa1 family membrane protein insertase: MNSFFSWFDTNVFHPIFYSLLSFLHDFGLVIILITLLIRALLWPLNHISLDQMKKMQKLQPKIKELQEKYKSDPQRLQTEMVAFYKNNKINPFGGCLPMLIQLPILIAFYYFLLSPELKSIIEQTHSAVNFLWINDITEKDPFYILPALLMITTYIQQKITTNTADRMQRQMLLIMPLFLGFISIQFPAGILIYWNVSNIIGIIQSFIVMRKHA, from the coding sequence GTGAATTCCTTTTTTAGCTGGTTTGACACTAACGTTTTTCATCCTATTTTTTATTCTTTATTAAGTTTTTTGCATGATTTTGGTTTGGTTATTATCCTTATTACCCTTTTAATTAGAGCTTTGTTGTGGCCTCTTAATCATATATCTCTTGATCAGATGAAAAAAATGCAAAAACTTCAACCCAAAATTAAAGAACTTCAAGAGAAGTATAAATCTGATCCACAAAGACTTCAAACGGAAATGGTAGCTTTTTATAAAAACAACAAGATAAATCCTTTTGGTGGATGTTTGCCTATGCTTATTCAATTGCCTATCCTTATTGCTTTTTATTATTTTTTACTCAGCCCTGAATTAAAAAGTATTATCGAACAAACGCATTCGGCAGTTAACTTTTTATGGATTAATGATATAACTGAAAAGGACCCATTTTATATTTTGCCTGCTTTACTTATGATAACGACTTATATTCAACAAAAGATTACTACAAATACCGCTGATAGGATGCAAAGGCAGATGCTTTTAATAATGCCGCTTTTTTTGGGCTTTATATCTATTCAATTTCCTGCAGGAATATTAATTTATTGGAACGTTTCTAATATAATTGGTATCATACAATCATTTATAGTAATGAGAAAACATGCATGA
- the modB gene encoding molybdate ABC transporter permease subunit, translating to MDYVPIVLSLEAAGMASFFLIVFGILVAKFMSEVDFYGKDVIEGFLILPLVVPPVVVGFILLVLLGKYGPIGIFLERFFNTSIIFTIYAASIASFLVAFPLMYKSARSAFEGVDENLKDAAKTLGAGNWKIFFTITLPLSLPGLVSGFILAFARALGEFGATIMVAGDIPGKTNTIPIQIFFATENGDIKGASVYVLIICIINLFLILLSNKWSKSKLLYKSDGNK from the coding sequence ATGGATTACGTGCCTATAGTATTATCATTAGAGGCTGCAGGGATGGCATCATTTTTTTTGATTGTTTTTGGTATTTTGGTGGCAAAATTTATGTCAGAAGTAGATTTTTATGGCAAAGATGTAATAGAAGGTTTTTTGATTTTACCCTTAGTGGTTCCCCCTGTTGTAGTAGGTTTTATACTACTGGTTTTATTAGGTAAGTATGGACCTATTGGGATATTTTTAGAAAGATTTTTTAATACCTCTATTATTTTTACTATTTATGCTGCTTCTATTGCATCTTTTTTGGTAGCATTCCCTTTAATGTATAAAAGTGCAAGATCTGCCTTTGAAGGTGTAGATGAAAATCTTAAAGATGCTGCAAAAACCCTTGGTGCGGGCAATTGGAAAATTTTTTTTACTATTACTTTGCCTCTTTCTTTACCTGGGTTAGTGTCAGGCTTTATTCTGGCTTTTGCAAGAGCACTTGGTGAATTCGGAGCTACAATCATGGTGGCAGGTGATATTCCTGGCAAGACTAATACAATACCTATTCAGATATTTTTTGCAACCGAAAACGGAGATATTAAAGGTGCGAGTGTGTATGTTCTGATAATATGTATAATTAATTTATTCTTAATACTTTTATCTAACAAATGGTCAAAAAGTAAACTACTTTATAAATCTGATGGAAACAAATAA
- the jag gene encoding RNA-binding cell elongation regulator Jag/EloR, whose amino-acid sequence MMVKEILVSAKSQEEAIKKGLELLGIDEDFKYDYEVLEQPKKGLLGIGSKEAKIILRYTPTIDELISKVIKSLVKEIPSSNFSIDFNLNENTFYVDVRGENLGCLIGRHGLILKSIEFLLNRIAKINFNNYQINLDINNYWKDRTSFLYELSDKLVKKCIKYKRKVEFLPLPAHERKVIHVYLSKRSDLAVYSVGSGRSRHIVIEPVNNDKR is encoded by the coding sequence ATGATGGTTAAAGAAATACTTGTTAGTGCTAAAAGTCAAGAAGAAGCTATTAAAAAAGGTCTTGAACTACTTGGTATTGATGAGGATTTTAAATATGACTATGAAGTTTTAGAACAGCCGAAAAAGGGTTTATTAGGTATAGGCTCAAAAGAGGCGAAGATAATTTTAAGATACACTCCCACCATTGATGAATTGATTTCTAAGGTAATAAAATCTTTAGTAAAAGAAATTCCAAGCAGTAATTTTTCTATAGATTTTAATCTTAATGAGAACACCTTTTATGTAGATGTAAGAGGTGAAAATTTAGGTTGTCTTATAGGTAGACACGGGTTAATTTTAAAGTCTATAGAGTTTTTGCTAAATAGGATAGCAAAAATTAATTTTAATAACTATCAAATTAATCTTGATATCAATAATTATTGGAAAGACAGAACCTCATTTTTATACGAGCTTTCTGACAAGCTTGTAAAAAAATGTATTAAATATAAGAGAAAAGTTGAATTTTTACCACTGCCAGCACATGAAAGAAAAGTAATTCACGTCTATCTTTCAAAACGTAGCGATCTTGCCGTTTATAGCGTTGGCTCAGGTAGAAGTAGACACATAGTAATTGAACCAGTCAATAATGATAAAAGATGA
- the yidD gene encoding membrane protein insertion efficiency factor YidD has translation MQKYVGYFLIFLIRFYQKFISPLKGRSCIFYPTCSEYAIIAISRFGPLKGSFLATKRILRCHPFNRGGYDPVPEKTISSRGEMK, from the coding sequence CTACTTCTTAATTTTTTTAATAAGATTTTATCAAAAATTTATCTCCCCTCTAAAGGGAAGAAGCTGTATATTTTATCCTACTTGTTCTGAGTATGCAATTATTGCTATTTCAAGGTTTGGGCCCTTAAAAGGCAGTTTTTTAGCAACAAAAAGAATATTAAGATGTCATCCTTTTAATCGAGGTGGTTATGATCCGGTTCCAGAAAAAACTATTAGTTCGAGAGGAGAAATGAAATAG
- the modA gene encoding molybdate ABC transporter substrate-binding protein: protein MKRFFLALFGFLFLVLVLLFISGCSSSESKKINLTISAAASLTNSLNKIINSFEEGHPNIKISVNYGASGVLRQQIEQGAKVDLFLPVSEQDLQTLESESFIDPSNSVVFAKNVLVLIVPKGNPLNIKSLEDLKKPDVKRIAIGAIPSVPAGVYAKESLEKVGIFNDLKPKFVYGKDVVQVLEYVNTGNVDAGFVYRTDAATSKGVMIAYTVPDSIHKPILYYAGVINSTKYPTETKEFMNFLLSKQAQEIFEEYGFLPFHQK, encoded by the coding sequence GTGAAAAGGTTTTTTCTTGCTTTATTTGGCTTTCTTTTTCTTGTTTTAGTGCTTCTATTTATATCCGGTTGTTCTTCTAGTGAAAGTAAAAAGATTAATCTTACTATTTCTGCTGCTGCAAGTCTTACTAATTCTTTAAATAAAATTATCAATAGTTTTGAAGAAGGACATCCAAATATTAAAATTAGCGTTAATTACGGTGCTTCTGGTGTTTTAAGACAACAAATTGAACAAGGTGCGAAGGTGGACCTTTTTTTGCCTGTTTCAGAACAAGATTTACAGACTCTGGAATCAGAAAGTTTTATTGATCCATCTAATTCAGTTGTTTTTGCAAAAAATGTTTTGGTACTTATTGTACCAAAAGGCAATCCACTAAATATAAAAAGTTTAGAAGATCTTAAAAAACCAGATGTAAAAAGAATAGCAATTGGAGCAATTCCTAGTGTTCCTGCAGGAGTTTATGCAAAGGAAAGCCTTGAAAAAGTAGGAATTTTTAATGATTTAAAGCCTAAATTTGTTTATGGCAAGGATGTTGTTCAAGTTTTAGAATACGTAAATACAGGGAATGTAGATGCTGGATTTGTTTATAGAACTGATGCTGCCACTTCAAAGGGAGTAATGATAGCCTATACAGTACCAGATTCCATTCACAAACCTATTTTGTACTATGCTGGCGTTATTAATTCAACGAAATATCCGACTGAAACAAAGGAATTTATGAACTTTCTTTTAAGTAAACAAGCACAAGAAATATTTGAAGAATACGGCTTCTTACCTTTTCATCAAAAATAG
- a CDS encoding 16S rRNA (guanine(527)-N(7))-methyltransferase RsmG, with product MIKDDIFFDGQKFNLLFKKYLSNFTKYLDEISLYSEKLFLYNKRHSLVSFNSVEEFFFKHVYDSLFPTVLCPDFFSTKEFLDIGTGAGIPGLILSICFPESLWILLEPKYKRVIFLEGVILELDIKNAIVFQERLENLKEIPERVISRATFPLKKMFLTLKKQHNLTVGLWIGKTFDNSILEKFNYEVFNYTLPEGFGTRKFLLVKF from the coding sequence ATGATAAAAGATGATATATTTTTCGATGGTCAGAAATTTAATTTATTGTTTAAAAAATATTTGTCTAATTTTACTAAATATTTAGATGAAATTTCGCTATATTCAGAAAAGCTTTTTTTATACAACAAAAGACACTCCTTAGTTTCGTTTAATTCTGTTGAAGAATTTTTCTTTAAACATGTATATGATTCTTTATTTCCGACTGTATTATGTCCTGATTTTTTCAGTACAAAAGAGTTTCTCGATATTGGAACGGGAGCAGGAATTCCTGGTTTAATTTTGTCAATTTGCTTTCCTGAAAGTTTGTGGATATTATTGGAGCCGAAATATAAAAGAGTTATCTTTCTTGAAGGCGTAATTTTAGAACTTGATATAAAAAATGCTATTGTTTTTCAAGAGAGACTTGAAAATTTAAAAGAAATTCCTGAGAGAGTAATTTCAAGAGCAACCTTTCCTTTGAAAAAAATGTTTTTAACTTTAAAAAAACAACATAATCTTACTGTCGGATTATGGATAGGGAAAACTTTTGATAACTCTATTTTAGAAAAATTTAATTACGAAGTATTTAATTATACCTTGCCAGAAGGGTTCGGGACAAGAAAGTTTTTGCTGGTCAAATTTTGA